Genomic segment of Molothrus aeneus isolate 106 chromosome 3, BPBGC_Maene_1.0, whole genome shotgun sequence:
AATGTGTGTACAGTTGACTTTGGACCTGTAATGGCATGTTTACTCAGCTTCTGTCTTTACTCTGTAGAAAACGGGATCATGTAGATATTTAATGTACAATTTTTTGATGGGAATTTATTGCAGGTATTCATGTTGCTCTGTGTTACAGAGTTGGTGGCTGCAACTTACAGGCTGGTTAGATTTTCTATAGCTACTCCTATGTTCTATTGAGGAGAAAGCATAAAAATTTAAAGACTAAGTAAGTTCAGCTGTTCTTGGGAATATTTTACATAATTAAAAGATACTCCTTTATGAACAATTCTTAAAACTGAATCTCTTAGAAAAGGTTGGACAAATTTTGTTTCAGGAAGAGTGTATGCACGCAGagtcctccatgggctgcaggctCATCTCTGCTCCACCGTGGCCCTCCTGGGCTGTAAGGGGGACAGGCTGACTGACCATGGtctgcaccacaggctgcaggggaatctctgctcagctgcctggagcacctcctccttcagcactcaccttggtgtctgcagagctgttcctttcacatattctcactcttTTCTCTGGCTGTTGTGCTGCATTTTTACCCTTTCTTAAACATGTTTTCACAGAAGAGCCATCAGCTTTGCTGATGGGCTTAACTGTGTTAAACTTTGAGTCCCTTTCGGAGCTGTCTGGATCTGGCTCTCTCTCACGTAGGGGCACTGCTCATGTCTTTTCACAGAATCCACACCTACAGCTCCCCACGTGGtaccaaaaccttgccatgTAAATCTAATGTCACTTCACACCCACTTCATGCTTATTCCCTCTCTGATCTTGTCAAATGGCAAGCTTGATTTTCTTCCTCACCTTCCTACTCCACCCTTGCTTCTGACAAGGATGGGTTTAGGGTATAAAGTTTTTTTCAGTTCCTGATTAATGGATAGACAATTAACACATCTGAAAATTGAGAGGATCTTTTGATATCCTATATATGTATCCTAAGTGAGTGCTGTAAGTACCAAGGCCTTAAGTGGAATAGAGGAGTTTGGCTTTTGGGGAAAGATCAACTCAGTTTAACCACTGAATGCAGAAAGGTGGGAATTTTGAATTGGAGCGGTTGTCTGTATTTCTTAAAGGATAGGTTATCTGGTCCTTATGCTTTTAATTAATTCCCATAAAGATGATATCCACAGTTTGACAAGAGTTTCCCTAGAGGAAGAGAGACAATGAAAATCTCTGGGAAGAAAACCTAAGGGCTAAATATTAGGTGTGGACCTCTGAGGAGGTGCTCCTGTACTATCAGTGACAGAGCATTGCTTTATCAAATTTCATGTATCTACTTTATTCCTGGTTTCTTCCATGTCTAAACTGATATATTTTGTCCTGACAGATGCATATTCCTGGTCATGCTGGCTTCCAAGGAAATGAAGAAGCTGATAGACTAGCAAGAGAAGGAGCTTGTAAACCACAGTGCTGATGGCCTGGGACTAGAGACTGTTGCACTGGGAGAAAAGGGCCTAACATGACAGCAACAACTTGAACTGCTGTAATTGTTTTGGAATTGAACTTTGAGCTGTACTTCTTTCTGGCCTGAAGCACTAAATATAAACCAACTTCTGGGAAGGAAAACCCCCCATTTTCTTCTGTTGCAtttgttttacaattgagacaATATTTAGTTGATGATACTGagtatttgttttttctccatctATTGGAAAGGCTGTGGTCAGTGCTTTTAGCTGTCTTGTGTACTTATGAACTCACCTTACAGACAGGCTTCTGAAGAAGTAATTTGAAATCAAAGTGTTCTGTATTTTCCtcttaatgaaataaatttggttttttttttttgtttttttgggttttttttgtgcagaggtattttttggggttggttGATTTGGTAGGAGGTCACCACCTAACAGAGATGTCCATTTGTCCGCTCTGGCATTCTGGTACTGGCAATAACTGCTCTAAGATGGGCCTGTAACACtgagagctgtgtgtgcctcACAGTGTCAGCTACAGCACCAGTAGCTTTCTTTTATCATGTTGTTTTGCGGGCTAGCATGAACTAAGAAAAAGCCAGGTTACAAGAAAACTTGAACAATGAATTTTTACTGTTCTCTCTACCTGAATCATGTCCAAGCTCTTCGTCTCTggctttctgttttcattaagTTTTTTTATGCTGGTTCTTGTTAGCATTGTTAGTTTCTCTTCAGTGTTATCCCAAAGGTAGAAATGGATATTTCATCTGAAACGGTACTAGAAGATAAGCTTCTCCATACTGTCCAGCTCTAAAGGGTTTGACTTCATTTTGTCAAGTCAGTATGAGATTAATGGAATGGCTAATGTGCACTTGAATTGGAGAGTAATTACCAGTAATCAAAATGGGTTTATTTTCTATGCAAGAGtacaggaaaagcaaacagattTGTTGTGCTATCTGTGTCAACTTTTCTGTATGGTACCTTTGCACCACTGAATAGTAGGGTTTAAGCTAGGAgtcactgaaatgtttttggatttgttaatttttatacAGATGGTTAGAGCTGCAGAAGTTTGTTACTTAATAGCTCTCATGCATTATAATATCTTTCCTGAGGCAAAATGTGAGGGTTTTACATATTTAGTCACATGGTTgtaggaggaggaggaaactgGCTATCCAGTAGTTAATAGGTCAgtgaggatttttatttttttctctcattcaaAACTGCACATTGAAGCTCCTCTAGGGGTAAAAGAGGGCACTGCTTGGGCCCCCTCTGCTTCTTTGTATGTATGCACACAATTACCTATTTACTTTCAAAGTTTGGCTGCAAAGAAAAGACCCATCACCCTGATCAGGTATCTAATAACTTGCCTATCTTACATATTATGTTAAACAAGTAAATCCTGTTTATTGTATGGAAAtcggttttgttttgggttttgttttttgtggggttgtttgtttttttttcagcaggagCTTTGGAAAACCTGTAAGATTGTGGTGGGTAAATCATAACTGTGTAATACCTGAATCTAATAGGTAGATTATAATAGAAAATCTAATAGGACAGAGTTTTATATCAATTTCGTATGAATGGTTATTCTTCTGGAAATTCAGGACAGAAGAAGGGCAAGAGGAAGGTTACAAGATTAAGGCCGATtaaatgatggaaaaaaatagtacTTCTCAAAAGGAATTAACGAGGGCTTGAGGGCCTGCAGAGGATGGCAGATCTCTAAGTCATCTTTTCAGAGAACTGCAACTTTAGGAGAATATTGGCATTTAGCAGCCACGATATTGTGCTGGCTGTCCCAAAATGCCTACTTGTCTTCCATGTGCCTTAGCACAGCTGCTATAGGGTATCTGTTTGATAACCAGTAGTGCTTAAACATAAATACTATACATTAAAGGGATCTGGTACCTTTTTATGAGAATTGGAATAGTAGTGGTTGAGACACCTTGGTAAGTAAGAAACTCtctttatgaagaaaaattctaAGGAGGGATTGTTTCAGTTGTCTGGCCATTCTTATATTGTGCTTAGCTGGCTCTTGGTTTATTTGCCCTGCAGGATCAGGTAGATGCAGAAGTGTGGAGGCTGGAGGGGACACACCCCAGGGTGTCTTGTTCACTCCAGCTCAGGGAGGATGCTGAGGATCTATCTTCATGGATGGAGACAACACAAGTTATCTGTGCTAGCATGTCTTacactttctttattttttgcctagtttctttctttccatatTGTGGGGTTGCAATGCTGACCTTTAAGCTTGAGCCGTACCAGTAAGTTCCGTCAGGGCATTTACAGCGGGGGCCGACACGATGCTAACACCATGGCCGTTCACCCGGGATACCCCGGGGGCTGGTGCAGGTGAGGAGTCCCGAGCCCCCGGCCTGTCTCTCGGGGACTCTCGGCTCTCAGCCTGGAGCTGTTCCCTCAAACGAAAGCTCCACACCGCCCCGTGCTCAGTGTGTTTGGAGCGGCCCGTGGCGCCCCTGTACCGCTCTGCCCCAGGCCGCGGGGCGGGCCCGTCCCGCTCGCTGCCGGGCCTGGAGCCCCGCCGGGGCGGGACGCGCTggcagcccggccccgcgcacACTGTGGCGGCGGGATGGTGGAGGCCTGGTACATGGACGAGTCCCAGGAGGACCAGCGGACGCCGCACCGGCAGCGGCCCAACCGCGCcgtcagcctggagcagctgcgcCGCCTCGGCGTGGTGTACCGCAGGGTACGGCGGGGGTTGGTACCGCCGGGTACGGCAGGGGTGATACCGCGGGGTTGGTACCGCAGGGTACGGCGGGGAGCCGCGGGTCGAGCTGAGCCGTGCGGGGAGCGCCTGGCCTGGCCAGGCCGGGCCgcctgcagggaggaggcagcggGGGCGCGCGGGGCCGGGTGCAGGCACCCTGTGCCCTTGTGGCTGCTCCCCCTGCAGCGGCCGAGCCGCCCCGGCACTGCCGGCACCTCGGGATTCCCACGAGTGCCTGAGTTCCGCCTTTAGCAATGGCGTCCGAAcgcctttttttatttttttttctcctgtgcctGTTTTTTTAGTTGGATGCTGATAACTATGAGACTGATCCGTGCTTGAAAGAGATTCGGAGagcagaaaattattcttgGATGGATATAGTGACCATACATAAAGACAAGCTTCCAAATTATGAGGAAAAGGTACGCGAAACTTGGCTCTCAGTGCGGGTTTCCGCGCCGGCCAGCGTGTGACACCCGCACAGCCCAGCGGGACACGGGGATGAGGCTTCCACGTCTAAAATACATCCTGTACCGAAGTCCTGAACATTGAAAAAAGAGCCTTTGATATCGTTTTAAAGATAGTAGAGGTCTTTTGCTTCTGTACATTGCCTTCAAAGGTTTTGAGGATCATTTCCATCATTGTCATTTCAAAACTAAGATTCCTACCAGGAGAGTTCTGCCAATGCTGACCTGTCCTCAGAGAGCCTCTCTGGGATGAAGGCAagtggctgccagctgggccTGGGCTTTGAAGGCTTTTACATCCTAATGGCTGCTTGCATAATGTATCTTTTTAAAGTGAGTATTAACCCCATGGAATTGTTCCTTGTACAAGAACATTTTTTACCTTGGGGAACTCGTACCTTGACAATTTCATAGCAGCTCAACACTGTTCAGGTGAGCCTCCTAAAAGGAGCTTTCTCATCCCagcctccaggtgctgctggcttGCTTGGCTTGCTGCTCTGTCTTGAGCACAGCAAACCAATGACACTTTAATATTTTCGTTAAATTTCCATTTACCAGTTTGTTTTAAGCCCATTGTGTTCTAGTGGTTTTGCTTTGGTGAGAAGGTGAATTAGGTAGTAACTCATTAGGTAGGCTCTATCTGACAGAAGGATGGGTCATTCTTTACAAGACGTAGGGACTTCTGCTcatcctgctgtgctggatCACTTCTGGCTCAAGGACATCTGCAGAAGTGTATGGCTAAATATCATCCAAACCTGAGCAGGTGGTGATGGTACCTGGCATTGCTCTGCTCACTGTGCACTAAACCTCCCAGGCCTCCATTAattgaacttttaaaatgtgctttgtaTTCATGTGCATGTACAAAGAATTCAGCATTCCATAAAAAAGAGGATGTTGCTGCCTCTGTCTTGGACAagagagcctggagctgggTCTCACTGTGTGTGGGCAGGCATGACACACTGTTTCATCAGATTGCTGTAGAGGGGCCGTGTTTGGCAGTGACTGCATTTTCACAGACAGTAGTAGTACCCTGTGCAGCTAATTCAGCTCTACATAAGTGTAAAAGAGAGGGGATAATCTGTGTCTGTTTGGTGCTGCGCattggggggggaaaaagcacaaaatgaTCGAACTGAACAAGCGCAAGGACCAAATCCTGCAGTGTGATGTTTTACCCGTCTCTTTTTCAAATAAGTGTAAGCATCACTGTTATTCAGAGGATGGTTATGTACAGCTAGAGCTGCTGTTTCTTGTCAGAGGAGTGAGTTCCTGCCCTCCAAAGGGAATGTAGAAGCCTGCTTAGATGTGTCTGGAGACAgaggctggctggctggcttggccATCTTACCCATGTTGGTCTCCTCTGTTAGTTAAAACACAGTTATCCTTTGAAAGtctttctcagcttctctctgtttctGCCAGTTTTCTTTGCAGCTTTCCTATGTTCAGtagttttccaaaatatttgctATTCCTAGATAAAATCATTTTATGAAGAACATTTACACCTCGATGATGAAATTCGCTACATCCTGGAGGGATCTGGCTATTTTGATGTTCGAGACAAGGATGACAAATGGATTCGGATTTCCATGGAAAAAGGAGACATGATAACCCTCCCTGCTGGCATATATCACCGATTTACACTGGATGAGAACGTATGTTGTTGTAGATTACCATAAATTTTGATGACAAATCCATGTGAATGTATATCACATTAGTAACTACATGCCCTGAGACTTGAAGTTCATTAGCAAAACATATTAAATATGAAGGAGGaggatgaaaaataataaataattcacaGCATCTGAACCTTTCATCTCCAGGTCACAAATTCAGCCTCTCCTCCTCAGCTGTGACTGTAACTCATTGCCATGTGATATCTGTGGCATATCAAGCCTTGGGCTGTCCTTCCCACAGTTGTCCCGGCTGTCTGTTGAGGTGGAGAAGGTGTTGATGGATCATTCTGTATTGCTTTGTTGTGTCTTTTTGTGGGGATAGAAGAACATGTCTGTGTCCAGCAGTGACATTTTTCACAAGTGTGAAATTGACCTTTGGGGAAAGAAGGATTTAAGGGTCCAGAGCCACTACTTGCAACTACTGTATGCTAAGCTGGGTGCTGGCTTCACAGGTAGTGGCCTcatttggaagaaatttttgCCAGTGGGA
This window contains:
- the ADI1 gene encoding acireductone dioxygenase, translated to MVEAWYMDESQEDQRTPHRQRPNRAVSLEQLRRLGVVYRRLDADNYETDPCLKEIRRAENYSWMDIVTIHKDKLPNYEEKIKSFYEEHLHLDDEIRYILEGSGYFDVRDKDDKWIRISMEKGDMITLPAGIYHRFTLDENNYVKAMRLFVGEPVWTAYNRPADDFPARKQYMKFLAEEAQNGV